A window of Candidatus Krumholzibacteriia bacterium genomic DNA:
GCTTTCCAGCCCGCGAGCTTGGCCGCTTCGCGTGAGCCGCGCATCACCTGATGGCCGTGCTTCAGGAAACCATCCGCCAGCGCCTCGCCGACGGCGCCGGAACCGATGACACCGATCTTAGCCATGGCTTTTCTCCCTTGCTGACGTTGCAGTCCGCTGCGGAGGATCCCGTGTCTTTGGCCAAGGCGCTTCCGTTCGATGGGAAGTCAGGGCTTCTGCGGGCGATCCTCCTTCTCGGTCGTGTTGAACGTGTACGAGCGCACGATGTTTTTCTCGTTGAAACGAACGAGGAGGTCCCGTGACTTGGACTGGCCGAAGACCTTGTACTTGTAGTGGCCGTACGTCCAGGTCTCGTGGCCGTCCTCGACGCCGACCCGCCAGGGATTGCCGAACAGCTTTTGCACCTCGTCGCGCGTCGTCTGTCCGATGACGATCTTGTCG
This region includes:
- the bamE gene encoding outer membrane protein assembly factor BamE, with the protein product MTSTPVRLCAMVLALPLCLALLSGCATVGWEFPVANVDKIVIGQTTRDEVQKLFGNPWRVGVEDGHETWTYGHYKYKVFGQSKSRDLLVRFNEKNIVRSYTFNTTEKEDRPQKP